The Rosa rugosa chromosome 1, drRosRugo1.1, whole genome shotgun sequence genomic sequence ATTGTAGCCGGAGTGAGATATCCGGTAGCCTTCGTGATCTTGCTCCTTTTCCCTTTTGCCTCTTCAGGTTGCTCTGAGTGAGGGTTTATCGGCTGCTGCTTTTGAGTGTTGGAAACTTGGAATCTTATAGAGGGCCATTCCCTAATCGTGTGGGCTGGATTTATAATTTGTTTGTGTTTGGGCCTGTGTTTTGGGTTGTATTTTTTTAGATTAAAGAAATTATACagcaacaaaaaaataaatgaatcaaaaatttcaaactaaaAGCATGAATGACGGAAGGACATAGTCTATGTCTTCTCCCAAATAGTAGTAAGTTGTTGTGCCGAGTATTGGCAAGATCGATGCACTTTAAGCACCGAGTGACGGCGcatttttttaatgaatttgTTGCATCTAGATTCATGAAAGAATTATGTCAAACTCAAAATGAGTTGCGGAAGCAAGTTACAGCTTAAAATCATCTAGAATAGTTGAGGGAGATGAGATTAGTAGTCGAATGCCTAGTTATAAATATTGTGCATGCTGAGAATACAAGTAAAGCTGAAAGTTTCATCATAAAGTTCATTTTTGCGCTGGAATTGCATAATAAGATATCAAGTTTTTCTTGTTTGTTCAATCTTGACTAAAACCATCGTTCAATGGTTGAATGGTGGTAGCTCAAGCCTTCTTCACAAAATAAGACCAGGAGATCAATGCTTGCCATGACTAGAATGACTGGCACACAACGCCATCAGGTCCTTCTTCACAAAATGTTGGTGTGTTTTTGCATTCCAAGATAAGCATAAGTGTGACACAAATATCTGAAGCTTAATAAACCAGAGAAAGTCACAAAACGGCAAATTTTAGCATCAAGTGGTACCAATCTACAGCATTAGTTATATTCAATCCGCACAGTTATAGTTGAGCTGGTATTCTGCACATATTCAAGGATAACAACTACCAGCATGTGGCATACGGCTTCAACATTTCATACGAACATAGTGAAGGGTGAAACTAAAGATTCTATATAGTATATAGGCAGCTGTCTCACTCCAAAACTGAGAAATGAGCAGATTTGGCAGCTTAAAAATCTACGGTTGTTCCTGTTTAGTATGTATTGTTTGAGTAGTTAATGCCCGCCATCATTATATTACTTAATCTAAGATCTAGCTAAGCGGGTTCGATAAGAAGGAATAGTTTGGAGGTTAAGTTTGTTTTGTCCTGGCTAAAGGAGTTTCATAAGTAATAAGAACTTTATGATTGGATGTCACGGGCGAACGTTTCAATATCTGATAGTCATAAGAAATAACCTTAATAGGTTTACAGGGACGAGATATTTCATTCTTAGTACAATATCTACAAACAACACAGCAGCCACCTTCTACATGAGTAAATAACTTTTTGGATCTCCAAATTCGTTGCCAAGTGAAGGAGAAACATTACACACCTCATTACAGATACCTCTCCCGGTCTCCCCCCTCAAAATGATGCCCACCTTGAATGACAACCAGGTTGCTTGTACAAAAGCACTTTCGCCTCCCTATTTCCTTGAGAACTACAGCAACGAGCTACTAGCTCACCTATAAATCTGACATTAATGAGTTATAAGTTGAAATTACAAGCACTTCACTCATTCAGAATGAAAAGCAGTTATCCAATATAACATTTGTCCTCTCGATCTAATAGCCTAATACCATTGAAATGAAAAGAACAAATCTAGAAATAATAGGAataaaattgtgaagcagaagATTAGTCTACTGTGTTAGTCGCTGGGCATAATGCTGGAACATGGAGTCTGCCTTGTACATAGCTAAACTTGACAAAACTTCTAACAGCATTTAAACAGAAAGAGCACTAAAAGAGGTAAAACTCACACATAACTTCTAAAGTAGCACATTGAATTCTCTCCATTTAACAACACTTGCGcagcaaaaaagaaaatataacatAATTGATACTTGTAGCTGTGAGCCATCTATTAACAAGATTTGGCAAATTCAATATTATGCAGTCGAATCAAATATGGTGACATTTCAACCTACTGTGGAGAAAACTTGCACCCAATATGGATGACAGCTGAAGAAAGTGGATAAGTTACAAAATAGCAAACCCAAACGCAAACTTTGCAACCTGTATGACACAAGGTAGTACTGACAACTGACACATGGTAACCATACTACTGAAATTCTAATAATAATGGATAAAGAAGACTCACAATGTTGGTTTTGTATGTGTGGATGTCTGGTGAAACTAATGTCTCTCGGTAAATGACTGTTCTAAACTCCATGCTGTTCGCGACCTCAACAACATGCTTGAATGTCTTCTCCTTTAGATTAGATAATACTACCAAGAGGTGTTCATACTCACCCATCTTGTCATTCAAAACTACACCATTCTCTAAAATGCACACAGGAGTGCAGTAACTTCTAAATTCATAACAATCCTCTGCATACTTCTCAAAAGAAAATTGTACAACATCAGTCCAGGATTCCTTGACCCCATATTCTTTCATCATCCATATGTTGAAACTGTCGGTTCCAGTAGGGTAAGCAACTACACAGAGACAATTTTTATGAATCAAGGGATCATAAGACCAGTCATCACAGGGTAATGGAATCGTCTTCTGAAATTTCTCTGCCTCTAAATCAAAAGCCAAAATTCTTGAGCCCCCTTCAGGTAGATTATATAACCAATGCAGAGCTCCGTTTAAGAACAACCCCTGCCACGTTTTAAATGTAACATAATCAATGTCTTTGATAACCCTCCATGTACCTGTTTTCAGTGAAAAGATGTGAATCATGATTTTCTTAGCAAGAACATCAGTGAACCCCCGTATCACCTTGTAGTCGTCACAACTCACAAGCAGAATCATACCCAAATCCATAAAAATAGTAGTTAAACCCGGAGTTCATAACACAAGGAGGTTTTGGTAAAACCTTGGAGCCTCTTGTACCAGGGTTCCATAACATAATGGCCTCGGGGGGAACTTCTAGACATACAAAGCCATTGCAAGAACCAATAACAACTCTCCAACCGGATAGTTTTCAGTACCGGAAAATCCAACTGAGTGACTGCAGACTGACCACCAGCAGCGCCATCGCAATCATCATCCTTCATCAAGGCTTCAAAGTCCAAGGACAAGGGAGGATCCAACATGAAAATGAAT encodes the following:
- the LOC133743399 gene encoding F-box protein At3g07870-like isoform X2; this translates as MDLGMILLVSCDDYKVIRGFTDVLAKKIMIHIFSLKTGTWRVIKDIDYVTFKTWQGLFLNGALHWLYNLPEGGSRILAFDLEAEKFQKTIPLPCDDWSYDPLIHKNCLCVVAYPTGTDSFNIWMMKEYGVKESWTDVVQFSFEKYAEDCYEFRSYCTPVCILENGVVLNDKMGEYEHLLVVLSNLKEKTFKHVVEVANSMEFRTVIYRETLVSPDIHTYKTNIVS
- the LOC133743399 gene encoding F-box protein At3g07870-like isoform X1, with translation MDLGMILLVSCDDYKVIRGFTDVLAKKIMIHIFSLKTGTWRVIKDIDYVTFKTWQGLFLNGALHWLYNLPEGGSRILAFDLEAEKFQKTIPLPCDDWSYDPLIHKNCLCVVAYPTGTDSFNIWMMKEYGVKESWTDVVQFSFEKYAEDCYEFRSYCTPVCILENGVVLNDKMGEYEHLLVVLSNLKEKTFKHVVEVANSMEFRTVIYRETLVSPDIHTYKTNIIYR
- the LOC133731903 gene encoding putative F-box protein At3g51171 gives rise to the protein MGDGDMVLKRAHTDFGDYEEDVIAEILARLPVKSLMRFRCVCKSWRALISESYFVKKHLNYGERGITESTPRFIFMLDPPLSLDFEALMKDDDCDGAAGGQSAVTQLDFPVLKTIRLESCYWFLQWLCMSRSSPRGHYVMEPWYKRLQGFTKTSLCYELRV